The following proteins are encoded in a genomic region of Phycisphaerae bacterium:
- a CDS encoding SUMF1/EgtB/PvdO family nonheme iron enzyme — protein sequence MKMRGIQTVAIVTFLGFVVFLNTSCGKSKNVEKAEEYMADGLFDEAINLLELEVKAEPTNADAHYLLGEAYLFKGRESKAEASFDKAILLETAYKNKQGETYLKVGMRKLEEGELESSRKLLRQAKELSPELASEIAKWFYEKGRKFADKGESSQRVIEYMSMSNEWDPAYREEIVTYCYKKAAEMMERELFEDANHYAQFSIQTDPAYIDRVQQMYAGITEIYIKREDEEQANRYLSILAQMDNTKRLVHDLETKIGAITIKKLDSSFVRIPAGRFTMGSPVGEEGRIRDELQHEVTISSPFYLQKTEVTQGLWVAVMGSNPSNFQNGNDHPVESVSWYDVQEFLEELNARDPGKNYRLPTEAEWEYACRAGTSGARYGELEAIAWYSDNSGDQPRPVGKKQPNAWGLYDMLGNVWEWCQDWYGSYSSSPVTDPTGPSSGSLRVLRGGGWIYRAPFCRSARRVDGPPNFPVDYIGFRLARSLP from the coding sequence GTGAAGATGAGAGGTATACAGACAGTGGCTATAGTCACCTTTCTGGGATTTGTCGTTTTCCTAAACACCAGCTGTGGCAAGAGCAAGAACGTGGAGAAAGCGGAGGAGTACATGGCAGATGGGTTGTTCGACGAGGCCATCAATCTTTTGGAGTTGGAGGTGAAGGCTGAACCGACCAATGCCGATGCCCATTACCTGTTGGGAGAGGCGTATCTGTTCAAGGGGCGGGAATCGAAGGCGGAGGCATCATTCGATAAAGCAATCTTGTTGGAAACGGCCTACAAAAACAAACAGGGAGAAACGTATTTAAAGGTAGGAATGCGGAAGCTCGAGGAAGGCGAACTCGAGAGCAGCAGAAAGCTATTGCGGCAGGCGAAGGAGCTCAGCCCGGAACTGGCTTCAGAGATCGCCAAATGGTTTTATGAGAAAGGGAGGAAGTTTGCGGACAAGGGGGAGTCGTCCCAACGGGTGATCGAATACATGAGCATGAGCAATGAGTGGGATCCGGCATATCGAGAAGAGATAGTGACCTATTGTTACAAGAAAGCGGCAGAAATGATGGAGCGGGAGCTCTTCGAGGACGCAAATCATTATGCGCAGTTTAGCATTCAGACAGATCCCGCGTATATTGATAGGGTGCAGCAAATGTACGCAGGAATAACGGAAATATACATCAAGCGGGAGGATGAAGAACAGGCAAATAGATATCTGAGCATATTAGCCCAGATGGATAACACGAAAAGGTTGGTCCATGATCTGGAAACCAAGATCGGAGCAATAACAATCAAGAAGCTGGATAGTAGTTTTGTCCGGATCCCAGCGGGGCGGTTCACTATGGGCTCACCGGTCGGGGAAGAGGGCAGAATAAGAGACGAACTACAGCACGAGGTCACCATCTCCAGTCCATTCTACCTGCAGAAGACGGAGGTGACGCAGGGGCTGTGGGTAGCCGTGATGGGGAGTAATCCATCGAACTTCCAGAACGGTAATGATCATCCCGTGGAGTCCGTTTCGTGGTACGACGTACAGGAGTTTCTGGAAGAGTTGAACGCGCGGGATCCGGGGAAAAACTACCGGCTGCCCACGGAAGCGGAATGGGAGTACGCCTGCCGGGCGGGGACTAGCGGGGCGCGGTACGGCGAGCTGGAAGCCATCGCGTGGTACAGTGATAATTCGGGCGATCAACCCCGTCCGGTAGGGAAGAAGCAACCCAACGCGTGGGGGTTGTACGACATGCTGGGGAATGTGTGGGAGTGGTGCCAAGACTGGTACGGATCTTACTCATCATCCCCGGTGACGGACCCCACGGGACCCTCGTCGGGCTCGCTCCGGGTGTTGCGCGGCGGCGGCTGGATCTACCGCGCCCCGTTCTGCCGGTCGGCCCGCCGGGTCGACGGCCCGCCCAACTTCCCAGTCGACTACATAGGCTTCCGCCTCGCCAGGTCTTTGCCATGA
- a CDS encoding type IV secretion system DNA-binding domain-containing protein: MRGYQAHEAITSDIKMYYKLVLLGFLLGLLAQAIVIGVGVRRSYLREFELKFPSGASFRLPSNVLLKYYLPSFRLFGWENKVLVPAELRPLFDGSLSVRSSAYRLKLRELFGPHIDRFENEAARVCRWSFAAYLLTVAYILVFVYASGRMTTTRFLRGAFKVSLPQLKKTLEEACRAEGGNAGHHLTICGLTFPRDLETKHILIMGTTGTGKSVLFNQIIAQVRQRIRTHRTAEKMIVYDVKGEFLSKHFEPESDRVFYPFDARSLRWSFFNELRTPPDFEIISQVVFKPPRETHADPFWNNAAKDVFATGLRFLHAQGCRTNACIWNFFSQGLEDIIRQLKTLPVEDRGALKHIESKGSGPAASVISTLTEKISWFRFVTDLDGEFSFRDFIRRPGPGNLFLLNIKNYAETFRPLMTFAFDLMIRETLSLPDTTREENRRLWFCIDEIGSLDQISVLFELLTVGRSKGAGLVVANQDLGKIEDVYGKPNKMTFYNNFNTGFFLRLNDPDTAEFLSRSIGEREVVKRMEGRQLSPKDIGDRKTINDQDKIEKLMLPSEFMHIPDFRAIVKLSSFGISETAIPQLFLPARAPHFQDCHGIATET; the protein is encoded by the coding sequence ATGCGCGGCTACCAGGCCCACGAGGCCATCACCTCCGACATCAAGATGTACTACAAGCTAGTCCTGCTGGGCTTTCTGCTCGGCCTGCTGGCCCAGGCGATCGTCATCGGGGTAGGCGTCCGGCGCAGCTATCTGCGCGAGTTCGAGCTGAAGTTCCCCTCCGGTGCCTCGTTCCGACTGCCATCCAACGTCCTTTTGAAATACTACCTGCCATCCTTCCGGCTCTTTGGCTGGGAAAACAAAGTCCTGGTCCCCGCGGAACTGCGGCCCCTCTTCGATGGATCGCTCTCCGTCCGCAGCTCCGCCTACCGCCTGAAGCTCCGAGAGCTGTTCGGGCCGCACATCGACCGCTTCGAGAACGAGGCCGCCCGGGTTTGCCGGTGGTCCTTCGCCGCCTACCTGCTCACCGTCGCCTACATCCTGGTGTTCGTCTACGCCTCCGGCCGCATGACCACCACCCGCTTCCTGCGCGGGGCCTTCAAGGTGTCGCTGCCTCAATTGAAGAAAACCCTGGAGGAGGCCTGTCGGGCCGAGGGCGGGAACGCAGGTCACCATCTCACCATCTGCGGCCTGACCTTCCCCCGCGATCTAGAGACCAAGCACATCCTCATCATGGGTACCACCGGCACCGGCAAGAGCGTTCTCTTCAACCAGATCATCGCCCAGGTGCGCCAGCGGATCCGGACACACCGCACCGCCGAGAAGATGATCGTCTACGATGTGAAGGGGGAATTCCTGTCAAAACACTTCGAGCCGGAGTCGGACCGGGTGTTCTATCCCTTCGACGCCCGCTCCCTGCGCTGGAGCTTCTTCAACGAGCTGCGCACCCCGCCCGACTTCGAGATCATCTCCCAGGTGGTCTTCAAGCCGCCCCGCGAGACCCACGCCGATCCCTTCTGGAACAACGCCGCCAAGGACGTGTTCGCCACCGGCCTGCGCTTCCTGCACGCGCAAGGCTGCCGCACCAACGCATGTATCTGGAACTTCTTCTCTCAGGGCCTGGAGGACATCATCCGCCAGCTCAAGACCCTCCCCGTGGAGGACCGCGGCGCCCTGAAGCACATCGAGAGCAAGGGCTCCGGCCCGGCCGCCTCGGTCATCTCGACCCTCACCGAGAAGATCTCCTGGTTCCGCTTCGTCACCGACCTGGACGGCGAGTTCTCCTTTCGGGACTTCATCCGCCGCCCCGGCCCGGGCAACCTGTTCCTGCTCAACATCAAGAACTACGCCGAGACCTTCCGGCCGCTGATGACCTTCGCCTTCGACCTGATGATCCGGGAAACGCTCAGCCTGCCCGACACGACGAGGGAGGAAAATCGCCGCCTCTGGTTCTGCATCGACGAGATCGGCAGCCTGGACCAGATCTCGGTCCTCTTCGAGCTGCTGACGGTGGGCCGCTCCAAGGGCGCCGGCCTGGTGGTGGCCAACCAGGACTTGGGCAAGATCGAGGATGTCTACGGCAAACCAAACAAGATGACCTTCTACAACAACTTCAACACCGGCTTCTTCCTGCGCCTCAACGACCCCGACACTGCCGAGTTCCTCTCCCGCTCCATCGGCGAGCGGGAGGTTGTCAAGCGCATGGAGGGCCGCCAGCTCTCCCCGAAAGACATCGGCGACCGCAAGACCATCAACGACCAGGACAAGATCGAGAAGCTGATGCTACCCTCCGAGTTCATGCACATCCCGGACTTCCGGGCGATCGTGAAGCTGTCCTCGTTCGGGATCTCTGAGACGGCCATCCCCCAGCTCTTCCTCCCCGCCCGTGCCCCCCATTTCCAGGACTGCCATGGAATTGCAACAGAAACGTAG
- a CDS encoding type II toxin-antitoxin system VapC family toxin → MPERLLIDTDVLVDYLRGHPQAVRYLRAQKGPLALSAITVAELYAGVRDGEEREVLDAFVGIFQVLPVTDANARQGGLWRRDYGKSHGVGLADAVIAATAAEAGAVLVTLNQRHFPMSRDIRVPYKKA, encoded by the coding sequence ATGCCGGAACGGCTGCTGATCGATACGGACGTCCTGGTGGACTACCTGCGCGGCCATCCGCAGGCGGTGCGGTATCTGCGGGCGCAGAAGGGTCCGCTGGCCCTCTCGGCGATCACCGTGGCCGAACTTTATGCCGGTGTCCGCGACGGCGAGGAACGAGAAGTGCTCGACGCATTCGTCGGCATCTTCCAGGTGCTTCCGGTGACGGACGCCAATGCCCGGCAAGGCGGTCTGTGGCGGCGCGACTACGGCAAGAGTCACGGGGTGGGACTGGCCGACGCGGTGATCGCCGCCACCGCCGCCGAGGCCGGGGCCGTGCTCGTGACCCTCAACCAACGCCACTTTCCCATGTCCCGAGACATCCGGGTCCCGTACAAGAAAGCCTGA
- a CDS encoding ribbon-helix-helix protein, CopG family encodes MIRTQIYLTEEEKKKLQALARRTGRKQSRLIREAIDRLLDDSGEVNRRKALEQACGLWEDRDDLPDFERLRTEWDRE; translated from the coding sequence GTGATCCGCACCCAGATTTACCTGACCGAGGAAGAAAAGAAAAAGCTCCAGGCCCTGGCCCGGCGGACCGGACGCAAGCAGAGCCGGCTCATCCGGGAAGCCATCGACCGCCTGTTGGACGATTCGGGCGAGGTGAACCGCCGGAAGGCGCTGGAACAGGCCTGCGGGCTGTGGGAAGACCGGGACGACCTGCCCGACTTCGAGCGGTTGCGGACCGAGTGGGATCGGGAGTAG